One Streptomyces sp. NBC_00440 DNA window includes the following coding sequences:
- a CDS encoding transposase: MTRFDNPRHLDNAVRQLTKWQRRMARRHVRGLPVHRQSAGWREARDQVRRLTGLVAQRRASTQHLLTKQLVTQFAHVAVEDLRVKNMTRSARGTQDSPGRNVAAKAGLNRAILDVGFGEIRRQIE, encoded by the coding sequence TTGACCCGGTTCGACAACCCGCGGCATCTGGACAACGCGGTGCGCCAGCTGACGAAGTGGCAGCGGAGGATGGCCCGCCGCCACGTGCGAGGCTTGCCCGTGCACCGTCAGAGCGCGGGCTGGCGGGAGGCCCGGGACCAGGTCCGGCGACTGACGGGGCTGGTCGCGCAGCGGCGCGCCTCGACGCAGCATCTGCTGACGAAGCAGCTTGTGACCCAGTTCGCGCACGTCGCGGTGGAGGATCTGCGGGTGAAGAACATGACCCGCTCCGCACGCGGTACCCAGGACTCGCCCGGGCGGAACGTGGCGGCCAAGGCCGGGCTGAACCGGGCCATCCTCGACGTCGGCTTTGGCGAGATCCGCCGGCAGATCGAGTAA